One Caloramator mitchellensis DNA window includes the following coding sequences:
- a CDS encoding HD-GYP domain-containing protein has product MRKDNFKLYSYLFLIYLIAICLFYSAAKVNTFTSINIDGIIIFSLLAIISDSLPVEYKNILVSTTFAIAIAVVSIFNTFWSMVIISMGVLFRMYKSDGKINHLFNIPPYKLLFNVSNYAISTYFTSISTLYISNFFKNNLHLTEGLQFLVSIIVFLFVNSSIISILIMILTNDNFLLILKSHINFGFLNIVSMAPLGYLLAYLYKTNNLIGIIVVMILVLFARYSFILYIESKSKYMQTVEALMHALESRDKYTEGHSRNVAKYVELIARELKFSESKIEELILASYLHDIGKIGISDSILNKQGKLTDEEYNIIKTHPVIGYNIVTDIKDLGNIPEIVRHHHEKYDGTGYPDKKGGDELSLDVYILQLADAVDAMATNRIYREALTWDEIHSELIKNRGTQFHPLIVDTFLKVCEKNNPCLERG; this is encoded by the coding sequence ATGAGAAAAGATAATTTTAAACTTTATTCGTATTTGTTTTTAATCTATTTAATAGCTATATGTTTATTTTATTCTGCTGCTAAAGTGAATACATTTACATCAATTAACATTGATGGTATTATTATTTTCTCTTTATTAGCAATTATATCGGATTCTTTACCTGTTGAATATAAAAATATTTTAGTAAGTACAACTTTTGCTATAGCAATAGCTGTTGTTAGCATATTTAACACTTTCTGGTCAATGGTTATAATTAGTATGGGTGTGTTATTTAGGATGTATAAATCTGATGGTAAAATTAACCATTTATTTAATATTCCACCTTATAAGCTACTATTCAACGTATCAAATTATGCTATTTCTACATATTTTACTTCGATTTCTACATTATATATTTCTAATTTTTTTAAAAATAATCTTCATTTGACTGAAGGCCTACAATTTTTAGTTTCTATTATTGTTTTTTTATTTGTGAATTCGTCAATAATTTCAATATTAATTATGATTTTAACTAATGACAATTTTTTATTAATTCTAAAATCACATATTAATTTTGGTTTTTTAAACATTGTTTCTATGGCACCTTTAGGATATTTACTTGCTTACCTCTATAAAACTAACAATTTAATTGGTATAATCGTCGTCATGATACTTGTTTTATTTGCCCGTTACTCATTCATACTTTACATAGAATCAAAATCAAAGTATATGCAGACTGTTGAAGCGCTGATGCACGCGTTGGAATCAAGAGACAAGTATACTGAAGGTCATTCAAGAAATGTCGCAAAATATGTTGAATTGATTGCAAGGGAACTTAAGTTTAGCGAGAGCAAGATTGAAGAACTTATACTTGCTTCCTATTTACATGATATAGGAAAAATTGGAATCAGCGATTCCATTTTAAATAAACAGGGAAAACTTACTGACGAGGAATATAACATAATCAAAACTCATCCTGTAATAGGCTATAACATAGTTACAGACATTAAGGACCTTGGAAATATACCTGAAATAGTTAGGCACCACCATGAAAAATACGATGGGACAGGCTATCCGGATAAAAAGGGTGGAGATGAATTAAGCCTTGATGTTTACATACTTCAACTTGCCGATGCTGTTGATGCCATGGCTACAAACAGAATCTACAGAGAGGCATTAACATGGGATGAGATACATTCAGAACTTATTAAAAACAGAGGAACACAATTTCATCCACTTATTGTCGATACGTTCCTTAAAGTTTGCGAAAAAAACAATCCATGCTTAGAAAGAGGTTAA
- a CDS encoding recombinase family protein: MKVAAIYSRKSKYTGKGESIDNQISICKDYLERMGISDYLIYEDEGFSGKNVKRPEFQRMLKDAKAKKFDVLICYRLDRVSRNIADFAHLIELLEKYTINFISVSEQFDTSSPMGRAMMYIASVFAQLERETIAERIKDNMLELAKGGRWLGGETPTGFKSVPIIYNDKDGKQKKMFKLEPIKEELEMVKLIFQLYLKHKSLSQVEKYLLKNNIKTKNSTDFVKMKIKTILNNPAYVKATKEVFDYIESKGITVIGEPNGINGLLLYNKRKGKGELKDKSLWVCAVAKHEGIIEAKDWIEVQKILEKNKEKAPRLGNSKFGLLSGIIRCAKCKSTMKVIYGVLNEKTGEKPHYYSCTMKLNSGKTRCSNKNAKGDEIEEYVIGTLKNLSLDKEKLINELLKYQESLSSKSLKDEVEVINSQIRQNEKSIDNLTNTLSLTDDSNLSKILLQKIDSLSKENLNLNKKLQELKDTHQLEVARKKKIEEFAKSVKRFETLFESASFEDKKMLLKDIIDTIYWDGDSQTIDIKYKEAGD, encoded by the coding sequence TTGAAGGTTGCAGCAATTTATTCAAGAAAATCAAAATACACAGGGAAGGGCGAATCAATTGATAATCAAATCTCTATTTGTAAGGACTATCTTGAAAGGATGGGCATTAGTGATTATTTAATTTATGAGGATGAAGGTTTTTCAGGTAAAAATGTAAAAAGACCCGAATTTCAAAGGATGCTAAAGGATGCTAAGGCTAAAAAATTTGATGTGCTTATATGCTATAGGCTTGATAGGGTGAGCAGAAACATTGCTGATTTCGCTCATCTTATTGAGCTTCTTGAGAAATATACTATTAATTTTATTTCGGTTTCTGAGCAATTTGATACTTCTTCGCCAATGGGAAGAGCAATGATGTATATTGCAAGCGTATTTGCCCAGCTTGAAAGGGAAACTATAGCAGAAAGAATAAAGGACAATATGCTGGAGCTTGCTAAGGGCGGGAGGTGGCTCGGAGGGGAAACCCCTACAGGATTTAAAAGTGTCCCTATCATATATAACGATAAGGACGGCAAGCAGAAAAAGATGTTTAAACTTGAACCTATTAAAGAAGAGCTTGAAATGGTTAAACTTATATTCCAACTGTATCTTAAGCATAAGTCCCTTAGCCAAGTTGAGAAATATCTATTAAAGAATAACATTAAAACAAAAAACAGCACTGATTTTGTTAAGATGAAAATTAAAACAATACTTAATAATCCTGCATATGTTAAAGCAACTAAAGAGGTTTTTGACTATATAGAAAGTAAAGGAATAACTGTAATCGGTGAACCTAATGGAATAAATGGACTATTGCTCTATAATAAAAGAAAAGGTAAAGGCGAATTAAAGGATAAAAGTCTTTGGGTGTGTGCAGTTGCAAAACATGAAGGAATAATTGAAGCTAAAGATTGGATTGAAGTTCAAAAGATTCTTGAAAAGAACAAAGAAAAAGCGCCAAGGCTTGGCAACTCAAAGTTTGGTCTATTATCAGGCATCATAAGATGTGCAAAGTGCAAAAGCACGATGAAGGTTATCTATGGAGTATTAAACGAAAAAACAGGAGAAAAACCTCATTACTATTCCTGCACAATGAAGCTTAACTCAGGAAAAACAAGGTGCAGTAATAAAAATGCAAAGGGAGATGAAATTGAAGAGTATGTTATTGGAACACTAAAAAACTTGAGCCTTGATAAGGAAAAGCTTATAAATGAACTTTTAAAATACCAAGAAAGTTTATCTTCAAAGTCCTTAAAGGATGAAGTTGAAGTTATAAACAGTCAAATTAGGCAAAATGAAAAGTCTATAGATAATTTGACAAACACTCTTTCTTTAACGGATGATTCTAATTTATCTAAAATTCTTCTTCAAAAAATAGACTCCCTTTCAAAGGAAAACCTAAACTTAAATAAAAAACTTCAAGAACTTAAAGATACTCATCAACTTGAAGTTGCAAGGAAAAAGAAAATTGAGGAATTTGCAAAATCTGTGAAAAGGTTTGAAACCCTCTTTGAAAGTGCATCCTTTGAAGATAAGAAAATGCTTCTTAAGGACATAATAGATACAATTTATTGGGATGGTGATAGCCAAACAATTGATATTAAATATAAAGAGGCAGGGGATTAA
- a CDS encoding glycosyltransferase family 4 protein, whose amino-acid sequence MRIAIDARGYNWYAGTGIGTYVQNLLKYMLSIDKQNEYLLYWHGDNYIDLMDKNVTACITSKRHHRFFEEYFIPSSLENKKIDIYLLPQNGMGIPIEKKCKIITTIHDLIPYVMPETVGKGYLKKFISQMPRVIENSDCIITVSNYSKKDILRFFDIDEDKVKVIYLAAEKYFVPLDKEYSRNYLSEKYNIQDNFLLYLGGFSPRKNVDSLFYAYSKLLKNLSSDIKLVIIGQSRDDKARLEKLSQELNIQNRVIFTGYVPYEDLPYFYNSCTIFVYPSLYEGFGLPPLEAMSCKVPVIASNQTSIPEIVGDAALLINPYDIGELANSIELLLSCPALQAEYSLKGYERSKNFSWEKTAKETLVTFT is encoded by the coding sequence ATGAGGATTGCAATAGACGCGAGGGGATATAACTGGTATGCAGGAACAGGAATCGGGACATATGTTCAAAACCTATTGAAATATATGCTCAGCATCGATAAGCAAAATGAATATTTGCTTTACTGGCATGGAGATAATTACATTGATTTGATGGATAAAAATGTAACAGCGTGTATAACCTCTAAAAGACACCATAGGTTTTTTGAAGAATATTTTATCCCATCAAGTCTAGAGAATAAAAAGATTGATATATACCTTCTTCCCCAGAACGGAATGGGGATACCTATTGAAAAAAAGTGCAAAATAATCACCACAATACACGATTTGATTCCATACGTAATGCCTGAAACTGTAGGTAAGGGATATTTGAAAAAATTCATCTCCCAAATGCCAAGAGTAATTGAAAACTCAGATTGTATCATAACCGTTTCCAATTATTCAAAGAAGGATATTCTTAGATTTTTTGATATAGACGAAGATAAGGTTAAAGTAATTTATCTTGCTGCTGAAAAATATTTTGTCCCTCTTGATAAAGAATATTCTAGAAATTACTTAAGTGAAAAATATAATATACAGGATAATTTTCTGCTTTACCTCGGAGGCTTTAGTCCAAGGAAAAACGTTGATTCGCTATTTTATGCCTATTCAAAGCTTTTGAAAAATTTAAGCTCGGACATTAAACTTGTTATTATCGGCCAATCAAGAGACGATAAAGCAAGACTTGAGAAATTAAGCCAGGAGTTGAATATACAGAATAGAGTTATTTTCACTGGATATGTTCCCTATGAGGACCTTCCCTACTTTTACAATAGCTGCACAATATTCGTATACCCATCTCTTTACGAGGGTTTCGGACTGCCTCCGTTAGAAGCTATGAGCTGCAAAGTTCCTGTTATTGCCTCTAACCAAACCTCCATACCCGAAATTGTAGGCGATGCCGCTCTACTTATAAACCCCTACGATATCGGCGAGCTTGCTAATTCTATAGAGCTTCTTTTATCCTGTCCTGCCCTGCAAGCTGAATACTCATTAAAAGGCTATGAACGCAGCAAAAACTTCTCCTGGGAAAAAACCGCAAAGGAAACATTGGTGACATTCACTTGA
- a CDS encoding Uma2 family endonuclease, whose protein sequence is MALPKKIDFYTYKDYINIDGDSRVELIDGQFFAMSPAPSRIHQKIVTEGARIIGNFIAEKGLNCEVYVAPFDVRLIDEGGSEDTCKNVVQPDISVVCDKNKLDDKGCKGAPDFIIEVVSPSNASIDYVKKLYLYEKFKVKEYWIINPDSKNVLVYTLNNEGQYGEPQKYRLDEQVQCNLFKELEFRLDEKNW, encoded by the coding sequence ATGGCACTTCCTAAGAAAATAGATTTTTATACTTATAAGGACTATATAAATATTGATGGTGATTCAAGAGTTGAGCTTATAGATGGTCAGTTTTTTGCAATGTCACCCGCACCATCAAGAATTCACCAGAAAATAGTGACTGAAGGAGCGAGAATTATTGGGAACTTTATAGCTGAAAAAGGCTTAAACTGTGAAGTCTATGTAGCACCTTTTGATGTAAGATTAATTGATGAAGGTGGAAGTGAAGATACCTGTAAAAATGTTGTTCAGCCAGATATTTCGGTGGTGTGCGATAAAAATAAATTGGATGATAAGGGCTGTAAAGGTGCCCCAGATTTTATCATAGAAGTTGTTTCACCATCAAATGCTTCAATTGATTATGTAAAAAAGCTTTATTTATATGAAAAGTTTAAGGTTAAAGAATACTGGATAATTAATCCTGATTCAAAAAACGTGCTTGTATATACATTAAATAATGAGGGACAGTATGGGGAACCACAGAAATATAGATTAGATGAGCAAGTTCAATGCAATTTATTTAAAGAGCTTGAATTTAGATTAGATGAAAAAAACTGGTGA
- the hepT gene encoding type VII toxin-antitoxin system HepT family RNase toxin produces the protein MTRNIVDLINFKIRELQKNLLQLKQVSYEINKENLKEDIIRYWGIERGIHICVECVLDIANIIISSLGLERPDSYRETILTLYKQGVIPEQFAKQIVGMASFRNILVHDYTRVDEDVVLDILMNRLDDFVMFIKYTTKWLEENY, from the coding sequence GTGACAAGAAATATAGTTGATTTGATAAATTTTAAAATAAGAGAACTACAGAAAAATTTATTACAATTAAAGCAGGTATCTTACGAAATTAATAAAGAAAATCTTAAAGAAGATATAATAAGATATTGGGGTATTGAGAGGGGAATACATATATGTGTAGAGTGCGTCCTCGACATTGCTAATATAATAATATCTTCTTTAGGTTTAGAAAGGCCTGATAGTTACAGAGAAACCATATTAACTTTGTATAAACAAGGTGTTATTCCTGAACAGTTTGCCAAACAAATTGTAGGAATGGCATCCTTTAGAAATATACTTGTGCATGACTACACAAGGGTTGATGAAGATGTTGTATTGGATATTTTAATGAATAGGCTTGATGATTTTGTGATGTTTATTAAATATACTACAAAATGGCTTGAAGAGAATTATTAA
- a CDS encoding CotS family spore coat protein has product MDELFEMIQNKYNIKVNKIEKLKNVYKIYSGDKEYCLKVSKYDFEQFDFIISAIKHLIKNGFKRVIPIIKTTEGTDFIKLKVGYGFLTQWINSRTADFKNPIELRHAVETLANMHICSRGFEHRKVKGRNLYGKWIDKFQKRLNEMLYFKSLIVSKDNRSEFDDIYLKYLDIHYKQGYDAIKKLQNSNYSEIMEEHRKYKEFCHHDSANHNFLIDENMNFHIIDFDYCVMDTHLHDLASIIIRSLRYGNWSMDILEYIIDTYSNFINIKDEEKYLICCFMSFPQDFWQVGLQYYVEKQPWGEDFFIKKLKKTTDDQKERFEFLNDFESMFKVVV; this is encoded by the coding sequence ATGGATGAATTATTTGAGATGATTCAAAATAAATATAATATAAAAGTTAATAAAATTGAGAAATTAAAAAATGTTTATAAAATCTATTCTGGAGATAAAGAATATTGCCTTAAGGTTTCAAAATATGATTTTGAACAGTTTGATTTTATTATTTCTGCTATAAAGCATCTAATAAAAAACGGGTTTAAAAGAGTTATTCCAATAATTAAGACAACTGAGGGGACAGATTTTATAAAACTTAAAGTTGGGTATGGTTTTTTAACACAGTGGATTAACTCAAGGACTGCTGATTTTAAAAATCCCATTGAGTTAAGGCATGCAGTTGAAACATTAGCAAACATGCACATTTGTTCAAGGGGGTTTGAACATAGAAAAGTTAAGGGAAGAAATTTATATGGCAAGTGGATTGATAAGTTCCAAAAAAGGCTAAATGAGATGCTTTATTTTAAATCTTTAATAGTTTCAAAGGATAATAGGAGTGAGTTTGATGATATTTATCTGAAATATTTAGACATCCATTATAAACAAGGATATGATGCAATAAAGAAACTTCAAAACTCAAATTATAGTGAAATTATGGAGGAACATAGAAAATATAAGGAGTTTTGCCACCACGACAGCGCCAATCACAATTTTCTTATAGATGAAAATATGAATTTCCACATAATCGACTTTGACTATTGTGTAATGGATACTCACCTTCATGATTTGGCAAGTATAATTATAAGAAGCTTAAGATATGGCAATTGGAGTATGGATATTCTTGAATATATAATAGATACCTATTCAAATTTTATTAATATAAAAGATGAAGAAAAATATTTAATCTGTTGTTTTATGAGCTTTCCACAGGATTTTTGGCAGGTTGGACTTCAGTATTATGTAGAGAAGCAGCCATGGGGCGAGGACTTTTTTATAAAAAAACTTAAAAAAACAACGGATGACCAGAAGGAAAGGTTTGAGTTTTTAAATGATTTTGAATCAATGTTTAAGGTGGTTGTATGA
- the mntA gene encoding type VII toxin-antitoxin system MntA family adenylyltransferase antitoxin, producing the protein MVQGNLFEVETILKDNIDKLLSNFDIKLIYIFGSYAKGINKKDSDLDIAVLMGEYTPLDKLNLIGELMDIFKRDDIDLAILNDANEVLKFQVIKYGKNVYKVSEEERVLFEARAMDEYMDMEFFRRRQKEIMDMVFMEKWGDLSDKKYS; encoded by the coding sequence ATGGTTCAAGGCAATTTATTTGAAGTTGAAACAATTTTAAAGGACAATATAGATAAACTGCTCAGTAATTTTGATATTAAATTAATTTATATTTTTGGTTCCTATGCAAAGGGAATCAATAAAAAGGACAGCGACCTTGATATTGCAGTTTTAATGGGGGAATATACGCCCCTTGATAAATTAAACTTAATTGGAGAGCTAATGGATATTTTTAAAAGGGACGACATCGACCTTGCCATATTAAACGATGCAAACGAGGTTTTAAAATTTCAGGTAATAAAATATGGTAAAAATGTCTATAAGGTAAGCGAAGAAGAAAGAGTTTTATTTGAAGCAAGGGCTATGGACGAATATATGGATATGGAATTTTTCAGAAGAAGGCAAAAGGAAATTATGGACATGGTCTTTATGGAAAAATGGGGTGATTTAAGTGACAAGAAATATAGTTGA
- a CDS encoding CotS family spore coat protein, giving the protein MAKDKRFLSTFSLDNRLFEKFGLVVSEVTPVRSVFVLSTNCGIKILKKIKYSTEDLNFIYNSLNKIRENYPYVINFRLTKDGRPFIEYDGDIYVVLDCVEGREAIFQNPIDLKKSAAALSQYHEASQNIDFYEKRFLQGKMINRFRERYHNIEKFYDIASMHVLKTEFDIIFLEYADYYLEQIKDAINQLGESGYLRFREYVLCHHDLAHHNILMGNDDNVYFCDFDYCVLDVRVHDLANIINKVAKDTNFSIDSIVMLLDSYNKLNPLSKDELKVLYALLVFPKDFYDISRDYYCRTKDWDEDEYLDKLIRKAGYLEDRARLLRGIRKIWL; this is encoded by the coding sequence ATGGCTAAAGACAAAAGATTTCTTTCAACTTTTTCATTAGATAATAGATTGTTTGAAAAATTTGGCTTAGTAGTCAGCGAAGTTACACCCGTTAGAAGTGTATTTGTTTTATCCACAAACTGTGGAATAAAAATACTAAAAAAGATTAAGTATTCCACAGAAGATTTGAATTTTATATATAATTCGCTAAATAAAATAAGAGAAAATTACCCTTATGTTATTAATTTTAGATTGACTAAAGATGGAAGACCATTTATTGAATATGATGGGGACATATATGTTGTTTTGGACTGCGTAGAAGGCAGGGAGGCTATTTTTCAAAATCCAATTGATTTGAAAAAGTCAGCAGCAGCATTGTCGCAGTATCACGAAGCTTCGCAGAATATAGATTTCTATGAAAAAAGGTTTTTACAAGGTAAGATGATAAACAGATTCAGGGAAAGATATCATAATATTGAAAAGTTTTATGATATAGCAAGCATGCATGTTTTAAAGACTGAATTTGACATAATTTTTTTAGAATATGCGGATTATTATCTGGAACAGATAAAAGATGCTATAAATCAATTAGGAGAGTCAGGATATTTAAGATTTAGAGAATATGTTTTATGCCATCACGACCTTGCTCATCATAATATATTGATGGGAAATGATGATAATGTATATTTTTGTGATTTTGACTATTGCGTTTTAGATGTAAGGGTGCATGATTTGGCAAATATTATTAATAAGGTTGCTAAGGATACTAACTTTTCGATTGATTCTATTGTTATGCTTCTCGATAGCTATAATAAGCTAAATCCATTATCAAAGGATGAATTAAAGGTTCTTTATGCTCTTTTAGTATTTCCAAAGGATTTTTACGACATTTCAAGGGATTATTATTGCAGAACAAAGGATTGGGACGAGGATGAATATCTTGATAAGCTTATTAGAAAGGCTGGATATCTTGAAGATAGGGCAAGGCTTTTGAGGGGAATAAGAAAAATTTGGTTGTAG
- a CDS encoding DUF5317 domain-containing protein, translated as MTTMLFSVILGIIIGYLLKGDLRNMDVSNLKGIYIAFASFLVEVILFTLVRKGILERGLITIIIYSIQYLLLFIFVYLNRKNFAILILGLGFLLNAIAIFSNGGAMPVNPNAIVEAGLAPSIDQINASSEGLYIVADETTKLAIFGDFIPIKYVLHYVISIGDILIYLGILLYIIKEMKRNPA; from the coding sequence ATGACTACGATGCTTTTTTCAGTGATTCTTGGAATAATCATAGGTTATCTTTTAAAAGGTGATTTAAGAAACATGGACGTTTCAAATCTTAAGGGCATTTACATCGCATTTGCTTCATTCTTAGTGGAAGTAATTTTATTTACACTTGTTAGAAAAGGAATTTTAGAGCGCGGACTTATAACTATTATTATTTATTCTATTCAATATTTATTGCTATTTATTTTTGTTTATCTAAATCGTAAAAATTTTGCCATTCTTATACTTGGATTAGGCTTTCTATTAAATGCAATTGCAATTTTTTCAAACGGTGGCGCTATGCCGGTTAATCCAAACGCAATTGTCGAAGCAGGCCTTGCACCATCGATTGACCAGATTAACGCATCTTCAGAAGGTTTATACATCGTAGCTGATGAGACTACCAAGCTTGCAATATTTGGCGACTTTATTCCAATTAAATATGTTTTACACTATGTAATCAGCATAGGAGACATTTTGATATACCTTGGAATATTACTTTATATAATAAAAGAGATGAAACGAAATCCAGCATAA
- a CDS encoding glycosyltransferase family 4 protein — protein sequence MKIGFDARAAIWYRGTGIGTYTYQLIKNISIMDKNNDYLVFLPSENFDIIFDDNFNVKQIDKCEKETFWEQVDVPNILTDTGIEIYHVPQNGIGLPYEKNCKFVITLHDVIPYKMPETVGPQYLKIYLEEIPKILPLCDGIITVSEYSKMDIAKTLNYPEEKIFVTYLAAEDIYFPLNKKYCKEFIRKKYCIDEDFILYVGGFSPRKNIKGLIKAYSLIKNKIGNIKLVILGKKGRSYFDYRDLALSLGLKNDVVFPGFIEVEELPIFYNAAKMLVYPSFYEGFGLPPLEAMACGTPVVASNATSIPEVLKSGALYINPYDEYSIAEKMLMLVEDDALYNEMALKGLFQSSFYCWKRTAVETLSAYNKLSK from the coding sequence ATGAAGATAGGATTTGATGCAAGAGCTGCCATATGGTATAGAGGAACAGGTATTGGAACTTACACATATCAGCTAATTAAAAACATCTCAATAATGGATAAGAATAATGATTACTTAGTTTTTCTTCCAAGTGAGAATTTCGATATAATATTTGACGATAATTTTAATGTCAAGCAAATCGATAAGTGTGAAAAAGAAACTTTCTGGGAACAGGTCGATGTTCCAAACATATTAACTGACACCGGCATTGAGATTTATCATGTTCCTCAAAATGGAATAGGACTTCCCTATGAAAAAAACTGCAAATTTGTAATAACCCTTCATGATGTGATTCCATATAAGATGCCAGAAACTGTTGGGCCTCAATATTTAAAGATTTATCTTGAGGAAATTCCAAAAATCCTTCCATTATGCGATGGCATCATAACCGTATCTGAGTATTCTAAAATGGATATTGCAAAAACTTTAAATTATCCCGAAGAAAAAATATTTGTGACTTATCTTGCAGCTGAGGATATATATTTCCCGTTAAACAAAAAATACTGCAAAGAATTTATAAGAAAAAAATATTGTATTGATGAAGATTTCATCCTTTATGTTGGTGGATTCAGCCCACGGAAGAATATCAAAGGGTTAATTAAGGCCTATAGCCTGATAAAAAATAAAATTGGCAATATTAAGCTTGTTATCCTTGGCAAAAAAGGGCGTTCTTATTTTGATTATCGTGACCTTGCATTAAGTCTTGGATTAAAAAACGATGTTGTATTCCCCGGATTTATAGAAGTTGAGGAACTGCCAATTTTCTATAACGCTGCAAAGATGCTTGTATATCCTTCTTTCTACGAGGGTTTTGGGCTTCCTCCTTTAGAGGCTATGGCCTGTGGAACACCAGTCGTTGCATCTAATGCCACTTCAATCCCGGAGGTTTTAAAGAGCGGAGCTCTTTATATTAATCCATATGATGAATATTCAATAGCTGAAAAAATGCTTATGCTAGTAGAAGATGATGCTTTATATAATGAAATGGCTTTAAAGGGATTATTTCAAAGTTCCTTCTATTGCTGGAAACGAACTGCTGTTGAAACTTTATCTGCATATAATAAATTGTCGAAATAA
- a CDS encoding GNAT family N-acetyltransferase: MKELMIGDKKVIIRPITADDAAAMIDYMNVIGGESDFLTFGPGELNITLEVERNIIKGFLEKNNALFIVAVADGKIIGALSFSGGGRKRLAHTGEFGVSVLKEYWGKGIGQELIKYLIDWAKETKIIRKINLRTRSDNERAVRLYKKLGFEEEGLIRRDFMIDGKFYDSLMMGMLID; this comes from the coding sequence ATGAAGGAGTTAATGATTGGCGATAAGAAGGTTATAATAAGGCCAATCACTGCTGATGATGCAGCGGCAATGATTGATTATATGAATGTAATCGGTGGGGAGTCAGATTTTTTAACTTTTGGTCCTGGAGAATTGAATATTACTCTGGAGGTAGAAAGAAACATAATTAAAGGTTTCTTAGAAAAGAATAATGCTCTATTTATAGTTGCTGTTGCAGATGGTAAAATAATTGGAGCACTATCTTTTAGTGGCGGTGGGAGGAAAAGGCTAGCCCATACAGGGGAATTTGGAGTGAGCGTTTTAAAGGAATATTGGGGAAAAGGAATTGGGCAAGAACTAATTAAATATTTGATTGACTGGGCGAAGGAGACAAAAATTATTAGAAAGATAAACCTAAGGACAAGAAGCGATAATGAAAGAGCTGTTCGACTTTATAAGAAGCTTGGATTTGAAGAGGAAGGATTAATTAGAAGGGATTTTATGATTGACGGAAAGTTTTATGATTCTTTGATGATGGGGATGCTTATAGATTAA
- a CDS encoding AAA family ATPase, with protein sequence MKRKIPLGISDFKSLKSDDYYFVDKSFLIKEVIEDGAQVLLFARPRRFKTKKVSYYLSDIHLIS encoded by the coding sequence ATGAAAAGGAAAATCCCTTTAGGAATTAGCGATTTTAAAAGCCTGAAATCAGATGATTATTATTTTGTTGATAAGAGCTTTTTAATTAAAGAAGTAATTGAAGATGGTGCTCAGGTTTTACTGTTTGCAAGACCAAGACGTTTTAAAACAAAGAAAGTATCCTATTATTTAAGTGACATTCACTTGATTTCTTGA